From the Entomomonas sp. E2T0 genome, one window contains:
- the traD gene encoding type IV conjugative transfer system coupling protein TraD, which translates to MAKKHILESKLRPPVELYTATVCFGSAALCLHSPWALALSPQIGIYTAIGFGCLGTIRAKQGYEVLRYHRNIKRLPTYEMTSKQIPISNKFLFMGKGFMWTREHTQRLIDSDDPNVQKYVTPSSFFNLARYLEKKFENTSLAPLTKLTQTDHWLNPVRPLPPVGGKSTIHGVEPNEVDAYLPLGERVGHTVVFGTTRVGKTRLCEVYVTQDIHRGEVVIVFDPKGDADLLKRMYAECKRAGRLNEFYMFHLGHPEISARYNAVGRFGRVSEVASRVAGQLSGSGNSAAFKEFAWRFVNIIARALVGLGKRPDYSLIARYVINMDELFVEYAMTYFNKYQPNAAELIVKIEGGLNDKNIPMNMRGREKRVIAIEQYITVSKTYDPVLDGLRSAIRYDKTYFDKIVASLLPLLEKLTSGKTAELLAPDYTDLNDDRPIFDWQQVIRKRGVVYVGLDAMSDSEVAAAVGNSMFADLVSMAGWIYKHGLNEGLPGQATNKKTPINIHADEFNELMGDEFIPLINKGGGAGIQVTAYTQTLSDIEARIGNAAKAGQVIGNFNNLQMLRVREPKTGELLTNQLPKVNILTNTLVSGATDVADPTANTQFTSSSQDRVSQTSVPMLEPAIMTKLPKGQMFSLQEGGQLWKVRMPLPKPDPDDILPDRLQDLVNDMRKNYNANAGEWWKSSISAPSSIEGFEDLLKSYSTPPSVIDDGIDDELMFFGSQMTEQSYEATADLQD; encoded by the coding sequence ATGGCAAAAAAGCATATCTTAGAATCAAAATTAAGGCCTCCTGTAGAGTTGTATACTGCAACTGTTTGTTTTGGTAGTGCAGCACTCTGTTTGCATTCTCCTTGGGCGTTAGCATTATCACCACAAATAGGTATTTATACAGCAATAGGATTTGGTTGTTTAGGTACTATTAGAGCTAAACAAGGTTATGAAGTGCTGCGTTACCATCGTAATATAAAGCGACTGCCTACCTATGAAATGACCTCAAAGCAAATACCTATTAGCAATAAATTCTTGTTTATGGGCAAAGGTTTCATGTGGACAAGAGAGCATACGCAACGACTAATCGATTCTGATGATCCCAATGTTCAAAAATATGTTACCCCTTCAAGTTTCTTTAATTTAGCTCGCTATTTAGAGAAAAAGTTTGAAAATACCTCACTAGCACCACTGACTAAACTCACACAAACAGACCATTGGCTTAACCCTGTTAGACCATTACCACCTGTGGGGGGTAAATCAACCATACATGGTGTAGAACCCAATGAAGTAGATGCTTATTTACCATTAGGTGAAAGAGTTGGACATACAGTTGTTTTCGGAACTACTCGTGTAGGTAAAACTCGTCTATGCGAAGTTTATGTTACCCAAGATATACATCGTGGAGAAGTGGTAATTGTATTTGATCCTAAAGGTGATGCTGATCTACTGAAGCGAATGTATGCTGAATGTAAACGTGCAGGTCGTTTAAATGAATTCTATATGTTCCATCTAGGACACCCTGAAATATCAGCACGATATAATGCCGTAGGTCGTTTTGGACGTGTATCTGAAGTTGCTTCAAGGGTAGCAGGGCAACTTAGTGGATCGGGTAATAGTGCAGCGTTTAAAGAATTTGCTTGGCGATTTGTTAACATCATAGCCAGAGCACTGGTAGGTTTAGGTAAGCGTCCTGATTATTCATTAATTGCCCGTTATGTAATTAATATGGATGAACTCTTTGTTGAATATGCCATGACCTACTTCAACAAATACCAACCTAATGCTGCTGAACTAATTGTCAAAATTGAAGGAGGCCTGAACGATAAAAATATACCCATGAATATGCGTGGTCGTGAAAAACGAGTGATTGCTATTGAACAATATATCACTGTAAGCAAAACCTACGACCCTGTACTAGATGGTCTACGTTCAGCGATACGCTATGATAAAACCTACTTTGATAAGATCGTAGCTTCCTTATTGCCCCTGCTTGAAAAACTAACCTCTGGTAAAACAGCCGAACTACTAGCACCTGATTACACCGACTTAAACGATGATCGTCCAATCTTTGATTGGCAACAGGTTATTCGTAAGCGTGGTGTAGTTTATGTTGGCTTAGATGCCATGTCAGACTCAGAAGTGGCAGCAGCAGTAGGTAACTCCATGTTTGCCGACTTAGTATCAATGGCAGGGTGGATTTACAAACATGGTTTAAATGAAGGCTTACCAGGGCAAGCAACCAATAAAAAAACACCTATTAATATTCATGCAGATGAATTTAACGAATTAATGGGCGATGAATTTATACCCTTAATCAATAAGGGGGGTGGTGCAGGTATTCAAGTGACTGCCTATACACAGACACTAAGTGATATTGAAGCACGTATAGGTAATGCTGCAAAGGCAGGGCAAGTAATAGGTAACTTTAATAACTTACAAATGCTTAGAGTACGTGAACCTAAAACAGGAGAACTACTCACCAACCAACTGCCTAAAGTTAATATCCTAACCAATACATTAGTATCTGGTGCAACGGATGTGGCTGATCCAACAGCCAACACACAGTTCACATCATCCTCTCAAGATCGGGTAAGTCAAACCAGTGTACCTATGTTAGAACCTGCCATTATGACCAAACTACCTAAAGGTCAAATGTTCTCTTTACAAGAAGGTGGACAGCTTTGGAAAGTTAGAATGCCATTACCTAAACCAGATCCAGATGACATTCTGCCTGATCGTTTACAAGACCTTGTTAACGACATGCGAAAGAACTACAACGCTAATGCAGGGGAGTGGTGGAAGTCCTCTATCAGTGCACCTTCTAGTATTGAAGGCTTTGAAGATTTACTTAAATCATACAGTACACCACCTTCAGTAATAGATGATGGTATAGATGATGAGCTTATGTTTTTTGGTAGTCAAATGACTGAACAATCTTATGAAGCAACTGCTGACTTGCAAGACTAA